A single window of Brevundimonas vitisensis DNA harbors:
- the rpsO gene encoding 30S ribosomal protein S15, with amino-acid sequence MSITAERKQEVITENARSAGDTGSAEVQVAILSERIANLTEHFKTHKKDNHSRRGLLKMVSQRRRLLDHLNKVDRERYTALITKLGLRR; translated from the coding sequence ATGTCGATTACTGCTGAACGCAAGCAGGAAGTCATCACTGAGAACGCCCGTTCCGCGGGCGACACCGGCTCGGCCGAGGTTCAGGTCGCGATCCTGTCGGAACGCATCGCCAACCTGACCGAGCACTTCAAGACCCACAAGAAGGACAACCATTCGCGTCGCGGTCTGCTCAAGATGGTTTCGCAGCGCCGTCGCCTTCTGGACCACCTCAACAAGGTCGATCGCGAGCGGTACACTGCACTGATCACCAAGCTGGGCCTGCGTCGCTAA
- the fzlA gene encoding FtsZ-binding protein FzlA, producing MAETLLYHFAFDPASRAARLALGEARIEWTETAVRPWEADCPVRDLNPSGMPPVLQTTHQGRALTLCEIASILGWIEDRTKDAVLLPGDAAERAEARRLVAWFERRFTDEVDAVLLHERMEKPLLRLGPPEARALREGREALKAHLALLESLAAARDWLAGRRLSQADLVAAAHLSILDYFGEVPWASWPSLKTWYMKIKSRPCFRPLLADRFPGVAAVAWYADLDF from the coding sequence ATGGCCGAGACGCTGCTGTATCATTTTGCCTTCGACCCCGCGTCGCGTGCCGCGCGCCTGGCGCTGGGCGAAGCCCGGATCGAATGGACCGAGACTGCGGTCCGGCCCTGGGAAGCGGACTGCCCGGTGCGTGACCTGAACCCGTCGGGCATGCCTCCCGTGCTGCAGACAACCCATCAGGGCCGTGCCCTGACCTTGTGCGAGATCGCGTCGATCCTGGGCTGGATCGAGGACCGGACCAAGGACGCCGTCCTGTTGCCGGGCGATGCCGCCGAACGCGCAGAGGCCCGCCGCCTGGTGGCCTGGTTCGAGCGACGCTTCACCGACGAAGTCGACGCTGTCCTGCTGCATGAGCGGATGGAAAAGCCGCTTCTGCGACTGGGACCACCCGAGGCCCGGGCCCTGCGCGAGGGACGCGAGGCCCTGAAGGCGCACCTGGCTCTTCTGGAGTCTCTGGCCGCCGCACGCGACTGGCTGGCGGGGCGTCGTCTCAGTCAAGCGGACCTGGTGGCGGCTGCCCATCTGTCGATCCTGGACTATTTCGGCGAGGTGCCGTGGGCGTCCTGGCCGTCGCTGAAGACCTGGTACATGAAGATCAAGTCCCGGCCCTGTTTCCGGCCCCTGCTGGCGGACCGCTTTCCGGGCGTGGCGGCCGTAGCCTGGTACGCCGATCTGGATTTCTGA
- the rbfA gene encoding 30S ribosome-binding factor RbfA: MSNRKPKSSKGKGGAGEVSQRQLRAAEMIRHALVEVMRENEIHDPALTGVSITVSEVRLSPDLKHATCFVEPLGAGVETAPVAGHESEIIKALNTHAKFLRGALGRHIDMRFTPDLRFRHDESFVAAERLNRLLDDPRVRADVDAAPLDDDLDDGGATEPQGRA, encoded by the coding sequence ATGAGCAATCGCAAACCCAAATCCTCCAAAGGCAAGGGCGGGGCCGGCGAGGTCAGCCAGCGCCAGCTGCGTGCCGCGGAAATGATCCGCCATGCGCTGGTGGAGGTGATGCGCGAGAACGAGATTCACGACCCGGCCCTGACCGGTGTCTCGATCACGGTAAGCGAGGTGCGTCTGTCGCCTGACCTGAAACACGCCACCTGCTTCGTCGAACCCCTGGGCGCGGGCGTCGAAACCGCGCCGGTCGCGGGCCACGAGTCCGAGATCATCAAGGCGCTCAATACTCATGCCAAGTTCCTGCGCGGTGCGCTGGGGCGGCACATCGACATGCGCTTCACTCCCGATCTGCGCTTCCGCCACGACGAGAGCTTCGTCGCGGCCGAACGTCTGAACCGCCTGCTGGACGATCCCCGGGTGCGGGCTGATGTCGATGCGGCTCCGCTTGATGACGATCTGGACGATGGCGGGGCAACCGAACCCCAGGGCCGCGCCTAG
- a CDS encoding citrate/2-methylcitrate synthase, whose translation MDAEGRWIGRGEALSRLGVKPQTLYAYVSRGRIAARPDPTDPRRSLYAVDDIARMASGQGSAAGGDSLVLVPAQGAAARGEASILSSVSVVAGGRLFYRGLDAAQLSQNATVEEVARRLWHLREANPFPGLKPRVDAVTGGSARARLYAALGRRAQEDAVSTSRAADELRHEAASVLNEAVDAVAGPGPRLHFHQRLARGWKVLERDAHLIRRALVLSADHELDAAVLASRAAASGGAPMAGAALAGITTVAGSRLAMEVGSVSAWLFEARRDPAAAVRRRFEAEGRVPGFGSADWPEGDPRAAALLGATDLPTDLATVLHQGRDVSGHEPDLAMALALVARRLDLPREGASDLLMIGRLTGLLAHALDQAIDGSPIRARLRYVGPEPGAN comes from the coding sequence ATGGACGCCGAAGGGCGCTGGATCGGACGAGGCGAGGCGCTGTCGCGCCTGGGCGTCAAGCCCCAGACCCTCTACGCCTATGTCAGCCGGGGCCGGATTGCGGCCCGGCCCGATCCCACCGACCCCCGGCGCAGCCTGTATGCCGTCGATGACATCGCCCGAATGGCCTCTGGACAGGGCTCCGCAGCGGGGGGCGACAGCCTGGTCCTGGTGCCGGCTCAGGGCGCAGCGGCCAGGGGCGAGGCGAGCATTCTGTCGTCGGTGTCCGTGGTGGCCGGCGGGCGACTGTTCTATCGGGGACTGGACGCCGCCCAGCTGTCTCAGAACGCGACGGTCGAAGAGGTCGCGCGCCGCCTCTGGCATCTGCGGGAAGCCAATCCCTTTCCGGGGCTTAAGCCACGGGTGGATGCGGTAACCGGGGGCTCGGCCCGCGCGCGCCTGTATGCGGCCCTCGGCCGGCGGGCCCAGGAAGACGCCGTGTCGACCAGCCGGGCGGCGGATGAGCTTCGCCACGAGGCCGCATCAGTCCTGAACGAAGCGGTGGATGCGGTCGCCGGTCCCGGCCCCCGCCTGCATTTCCATCAGCGTCTCGCTCGCGGCTGGAAGGTGCTGGAGCGCGACGCCCATCTGATCCGCCGGGCCCTGGTTCTGTCTGCCGATCACGAACTGGACGCCGCCGTGCTGGCAAGCCGGGCGGCAGCCAGCGGCGGCGCACCGATGGCGGGTGCCGCCCTGGCCGGGATCACCACCGTGGCCGGGTCTCGACTGGCGATGGAGGTGGGCTCGGTCTCGGCCTGGCTGTTCGAGGCGCGGCGCGACCCTGCCGCGGCCGTGCGTCGCCGCTTCGAGGCCGAGGGCAGGGTCCCCGGCTTCGGTTCAGCCGACTGGCCCGAAGGAGACCCCCGCGCAGCGGCGCTGCTGGGTGCTACCGACCTGCCGACTGATCTGGCGACGGTGCTGCATCAGGGGCGGGACGTCAGCGGTCACGAACCCGATCTGGCCATGGCCCTGGCCCTGGTGGCCCGCCGCCTGGATCTGCCCCGCGAGGGGGCGTCGGACCTGCTGATGATCGGGCGGCTGACCGGTCTTCTGGCCCATGCTCTGGATCAGGCCATCGATGGCTCGCCTATCCGGGCCCGGCTGCGCTATGTGGGTCCTGAACCTGGCGCGAACTGA
- the truB gene encoding tRNA pseudouridine(55) synthase TruB, producing MGRRKSGDVVNGWVCLDKPFELGSTDAVSRVRRLFNAQKAGHAGTLDPLASGILPIALGEATKTVPYLMEAQKVYRFTINWGVSTDSVDREGQIVARSDVRPSPEAVRAALPSFVGEIDQTPPRFSAIKVDGQRAYDLAREGAEFELASRRVTIHEAAVTATPDADHVELTIRTGKGVYVRSLARDLAIMLGAEGHVSALRREAVGPFSTQNAVTLDILADLVHRNAALEGLLPVATALDDIPELAVTDQDAFSLRQGRPIVLLPRQVETLKGRLADGSRTVSVFQGQTLVALGQLRAGRLEPDRIFNL from the coding sequence GTGGGACGGCGAAAATCGGGTGACGTCGTCAACGGCTGGGTCTGTCTGGACAAGCCGTTCGAGCTGGGATCGACCGATGCCGTGTCGCGTGTCCGGCGTCTGTTCAATGCCCAGAAGGCGGGACATGCGGGCACGCTGGACCCCCTGGCCAGCGGCATCCTGCCCATCGCCCTGGGCGAGGCGACCAAGACGGTGCCCTATCTGATGGAGGCGCAGAAGGTCTATCGCTTCACCATAAACTGGGGCGTCTCGACCGACAGTGTGGATCGCGAGGGGCAGATCGTTGCCAGATCCGACGTCCGGCCCTCGCCAGAGGCCGTTCGCGCAGCCCTTCCGAGCTTCGTAGGCGAGATCGATCAGACCCCGCCCCGGTTCAGCGCCATCAAGGTGGACGGACAACGGGCCTATGACCTGGCCCGTGAAGGGGCCGAGTTCGAACTGGCCAGCCGCCGCGTAACCATCCATGAGGCCGCCGTCACGGCCACACCCGATGCCGATCACGTCGAACTGACCATTCGCACCGGCAAGGGTGTCTATGTCCGCTCCCTTGCCCGCGATCTGGCGATCATGCTGGGCGCGGAGGGGCATGTTTCGGCCCTGCGGCGCGAGGCGGTCGGGCCGTTTTCGACGCAGAATGCCGTAACACTGGATATTCTCGCCGATCTGGTGCATAGGAACGCCGCCTTGGAAGGCTTGCTTCCCGTGGCGACCGCCCTGGACGACATCCCGGAGCTGGCCGTGACGGATCAAGACGCCTTCTCGCTTCGGCAGGGACGGCCGATCGTTCTGCTCCCCAGACAGGTCGAAACGCTCAAGGGTCGTCTTGCCGACGGCTCCAGAACCGTTTCGGTTTTTCAGGGTCAGACGCTCGTCGCTCTCGGTCAGTTGCGGGCCGGACGGCTAGAACCCGACCGCATTTTCAATCTCTGA
- a CDS encoding glutathione S-transferase family protein, translating to MAEEIVFYTNPMSRGRIVRWMLEEVGQPYRAVVLDYGTTMKAPDYLALNPMGKVPTITHGEVTVSECAAICAYLADAFPQAGLAPALDDPMRGPYLRWMFFAAGPVEAAVTARSLGLLAPADKAGMVGYGTFDTVIDTLETAVSGGPYILGERFSAADVYVGSQIAWGLQFKSIPERPAFAPYAARITAREAAVRARALDDALISAA from the coding sequence GTGGCCGAAGAGATCGTCTTCTATACCAATCCGATGTCGCGAGGCCGGATCGTCCGGTGGATGCTGGAGGAAGTCGGCCAACCGTATCGGGCCGTCGTCCTGGACTATGGCACCACGATGAAGGCCCCCGACTATCTGGCGCTGAACCCCATGGGCAAGGTGCCGACGATCACCCATGGCGAAGTGACCGTCAGCGAATGCGCGGCGATCTGTGCCTATCTGGCCGACGCCTTCCCTCAGGCGGGCCTGGCGCCGGCGCTGGATGACCCGATGCGCGGGCCCTATCTGCGCTGGATGTTCTTTGCCGCGGGGCCGGTCGAGGCTGCGGTCACGGCCAGATCGCTGGGTCTGCTTGCCCCTGCCGACAAGGCGGGCATGGTCGGTTACGGCACCTTCGACACCGTGATCGATACCCTGGAGACCGCCGTGAGCGGCGGCCCCTATATCCTTGGCGAGAGGTTCAGCGCCGCCGATGTCTATGTCGGCAGTCAGATCGCCTGGGGGCTGCAGTTCAAATCCATCCCCGAACGCCCGGCCTTTGCCCCCTATGCCGCCCGGATCACCGCGCGCGAGGCTGCGGTCCGTGCGCGTGCCCTGGATGATGCGCTGATTTCCGCAGCCTAA
- the pnp gene encoding polyribonucleotide nucleotidyltransferase: MFDIKRKTIEWAGRPLTLETGRIARQADGAVLATYGETVVLATVVYGRAPKPGLDFFPLTVNYQEKTFAAGKIPGGYFKREGRPTEKETLVSRLIDRPIRPLFVKGFKNETQVVVTVLQHDLENDPDVLAMVATSAALTISGVPFMGPIAAARVGYINNELVLNPTIDQLTESDLDLVVAGTADALMMVESEAKELSEQTFLDALMFAHKGMQPVIDAIIELAEHAAKEPFDFQAEDHSDVVTAIQNLVGEDIKAAYTHTAKHDRHNAVGAAKKKAAEALVKTDENPDGVEPAKFSTAFKECEAHVLRRDIIDNGHRVDGRALDKVRDIVSEVGIFPRTHGSALFTRGETQAIVVATLGTGEDEQYIDALTGTYKEKFLLHYNFPPYSVGETGRMGGAGRREIGHGKLAWRAIRPMLPSNEDFPYTIRLVSEITESNGSSSMATVCGSSLALMDAGVPLKKPVSGIAMGLILEPSGEFAILSDILGDEDHLGDMDFKVAGTRDGITSLQMDIKVAGITEEIMKKAIAQASAGRLHILDEMDKAIDGARTELGEFAPKIESIKVPVDKIREVIGTGGKVIREIVEKTGAKINIEDDGTVKIAASEQEKIDAAKTWIQSIVSEPEPGMIYSGKVVKVVDFGAFVNFFGAKDGLVHVSQIALERVANPADVLSEGQEVKVKFLGMDDRGKTKLSMKVVDQTTGEDLTDKINAERAERGEPPLAEDTGGGGRPKRDGERGGDRGRSRR, translated from the coding sequence ATGTTCGACATCAAACGCAAGACGATCGAATGGGCCGGACGCCCGCTGACACTGGAGACGGGCCGCATTGCCCGCCAGGCCGACGGTGCCGTGCTGGCGACCTATGGCGAGACCGTGGTCCTGGCCACTGTCGTTTACGGCCGTGCGCCCAAGCCGGGTCTGGATTTCTTCCCCCTGACCGTCAACTACCAAGAAAAGACCTTTGCCGCCGGCAAGATCCCGGGCGGTTACTTCAAGCGTGAAGGCCGTCCGACCGAAAAGGAAACCCTGGTTTCCCGCCTGATCGACCGCCCGATCCGCCCCCTGTTCGTCAAGGGCTTCAAGAACGAGACCCAGGTGGTCGTCACCGTGCTGCAGCACGATCTGGAGAACGACCCCGACGTCCTGGCCATGGTCGCCACCTCGGCGGCCCTGACGATCTCGGGCGTGCCCTTCATGGGCCCGATCGCGGCCGCCCGCGTCGGCTACATCAACAATGAGCTGGTGCTGAACCCGACCATCGACCAGTTGACCGAGTCCGACCTGGATCTGGTCGTCGCCGGCACCGCCGACGCCCTGATGATGGTGGAATCCGAAGCCAAGGAACTGTCGGAACAGACCTTCCTCGACGCCCTGATGTTCGCCCACAAGGGCATGCAGCCGGTCATCGACGCCATCATCGAACTGGCCGAGCACGCCGCCAAGGAGCCGTTCGACTTCCAGGCCGAGGACCACTCCGACGTCGTCACCGCGATCCAGAACCTGGTCGGCGAGGACATCAAGGCCGCCTACACCCACACGGCCAAGCATGACCGCCACAACGCCGTCGGCGCCGCCAAGAAGAAGGCCGCCGAAGCCCTGGTGAAGACCGACGAGAATCCGGACGGCGTCGAGCCGGCCAAGTTCTCGACCGCCTTCAAGGAATGCGAAGCCCACGTCCTGCGTCGCGACATCATCGACAACGGCCACCGTGTCGATGGCCGCGCTCTGGACAAGGTCCGCGACATCGTTTCGGAAGTCGGCATCTTCCCGCGCACCCACGGCTCGGCCCTGTTCACCCGCGGCGAAACCCAGGCGATCGTCGTCGCCACCCTGGGCACCGGCGAGGACGAGCAGTACATCGACGCCCTGACCGGGACGTACAAAGAGAAGTTCCTGCTGCACTACAACTTCCCTCCCTATTCGGTCGGCGAGACCGGACGGATGGGCGGTGCTGGTCGCCGGGAAATCGGTCACGGCAAGCTGGCCTGGCGGGCGATCCGCCCGATGCTGCCTTCGAACGAGGACTTCCCCTACACGATCCGTCTGGTGTCGGAGATCACCGAGTCCAACGGCTCGTCCTCCATGGCCACGGTCTGCGGTTCGTCGCTGGCGCTGATGGATGCGGGCGTGCCGCTGAAGAAGCCCGTGTCGGGCATCGCCATGGGCCTGATCCTGGAGCCGTCGGGTGAGTTCGCTATCCTGTCGGACATCCTGGGTGACGAAGACCACCTGGGCGACATGGACTTCAAGGTCGCCGGCACCCGTGACGGCATCACCAGCCTTCAGATGGACATCAAGGTCGCCGGTATCACCGAAGAGATCATGAAGAAGGCCATCGCCCAGGCGTCGGCCGGTCGCCTGCACATCCTGGACGAGATGGACAAGGCCATCGACGGCGCCCGGACCGAGCTGGGCGAGTTCGCGCCCAAGATCGAGTCCATCAAGGTTCCGGTCGACAAGATCCGCGAAGTGATCGGCACCGGCGGCAAGGTGATCCGCGAGATCGTCGAAAAGACCGGCGCCAAGATCAACATCGAGGACGACGGCACGGTCAAGATCGCCGCTTCGGAGCAGGAAAAGATCGACGCCGCCAAGACCTGGATCCAGTCCATCGTGTCCGAGCCCGAGCCCGGCATGATCTATTCCGGCAAGGTCGTGAAGGTCGTCGACTTCGGCGCCTTCGTGAACTTCTTCGGGGCCAAGGACGGCTTGGTCCACGTCAGCCAGATCGCTCTGGAACGCGTCGCCAACCCGGCCGACGTCCTGAGCGAGGGCCAGGAGGTCAAGGTCAAGTTCCTGGGCATGGACGATCGCGGCAAGACCAAGCTGTCGATGAAGGTCGTCGATCAGACCACGGGTGAAGACCTGACGGACAAGATCAACGCCGAACGGGCCGAACGCGGCGAGCCGCCTCTGGCCGAGGATACCGGTGGCGGTGGCCGTCCCAAGCGGGACGGCGAGCGTGGCGGCGACCGTGGTCGCAGCCGTCGCTGA
- a CDS encoding cation diffusion facilitator family transporter — protein MTAPSSSGNTDQARIDAQLTVRRVTGLSVGVAVVLIALKAFALGASGSVSILATLADSGLDLIASLATFYAVRWAAAPPDEAHRYGHGKAEALAALVQAGLVFASALFIGWAAVNRILDPRPVTAGSWSVGVMLISMALTGWLVWMQTRAVKASGSIAVAGDRAHYAADMAANLVALIGVASGAFLNAPGLDAAAGLVVAVWLFWGAAGMLRVAAQQLLDRAAPDEDRIAVTTAVLADPRISGVHQLRTRRAGPILMVQMHVDLEPSLTLIQAHDIVVEAERRVLAVRPGADIIIHPDPRGRAETHTAAPDNAPATGSSAVPPSPSATPSKGPWS, from the coding sequence ATGACCGCTCCCTCCTCCTCGGGCAATACAGATCAGGCACGGATCGACGCCCAGCTGACCGTGCGCCGGGTGACCGGCCTGTCGGTCGGAGTGGCCGTCGTCCTGATCGCCCTCAAGGCCTTTGCGCTGGGGGCTTCCGGCTCGGTATCGATCCTGGCCACCCTGGCGGATTCCGGGCTGGACCTGATCGCGTCCCTGGCCACCTTCTATGCCGTGCGCTGGGCCGCCGCCCCGCCCGACGAGGCGCATCGCTATGGCCATGGAAAGGCGGAGGCTCTGGCCGCTCTCGTCCAGGCCGGACTGGTGTTCGCCTCGGCCCTGTTCATCGGCTGGGCCGCAGTGAACCGCATACTGGACCCGCGCCCGGTCACCGCCGGCAGCTGGAGCGTGGGCGTCATGCTGATCTCCATGGCCCTGACCGGCTGGCTGGTGTGGATGCAGACCCGTGCCGTCAAGGCCAGCGGGTCCATCGCCGTGGCGGGCGACCGCGCCCACTATGCGGCGGACATGGCGGCCAATCTGGTCGCGCTGATCGGCGTCGCATCGGGAGCCTTCCTGAACGCGCCCGGCCTGGACGCGGCGGCCGGTCTGGTCGTGGCGGTCTGGCTGTTCTGGGGGGCGGCAGGCATGCTGCGGGTCGCAGCCCAGCAACTGCTGGATCGCGCCGCGCCGGACGAAGACCGGATTGCCGTCACCACCGCCGTTCTGGCCGATCCCCGCATATCCGGCGTTCATCAGTTGCGAACCCGCCGGGCCGGGCCGATCCTGATGGTCCAGATGCATGTAGATCTGGAACCCAGCCTGACCCTGATCCAGGCCCACGACATCGTGGTGGAGGCCGAACGCCGCGTTCTGGCCGTTCGGCCGGGAGCCGACATCATTATTCACCCGGACCCGCGCGGCCGGGCCGAAACCCACACAGCGGCCCCGGACAACGCTCCGGCCACCGGATCCTCGGCGGTACCGCCCAGCCCGTCGGCGACGCCCTCCAAGGGTCCCTGGTCCTGA
- the queG gene encoding tRNA epoxyqueuosine(34) reductase QueG, giving the protein MAVDPRPSIRERALALGFDACQFASAAEPWNAGERLAHFVQAGRHGEMGWMETTLARRAHPTAMWDGARTAIVLGMNYGPETDPLPQMADVGAGYLSVYARGDDYHEVIKGRLKTLAGQVAALTGQDVKVFVDTAPLMEKPLAQRAGLGWQGKHTNLLSRRHGNWLFLGVILTAAELEVDAAEIDHCGSCTACLTACPTNAFPAPYQLDARRCLSYLTIEFAGPWPVEFRTATGSRIYGCDDCLAVCPWNKFASTAREGRLMARAALVSPRLSDLAALDDAAFRTLFAKNPVKRIGRDRFVRNVLYAIGNSADPNLIAAAQARLGDESALVRGAAVWALSRLADTARFLAWRNEAMNHETDPGVLAEWDGTAP; this is encoded by the coding sequence ATGGCCGTCGATCCCCGTCCCTCCATTCGCGAACGCGCCCTGGCCCTGGGCTTTGACGCCTGCCAGTTCGCCTCGGCGGCCGAGCCGTGGAATGCCGGAGAGCGGCTGGCCCATTTCGTCCAGGCCGGGCGTCACGGGGAGATGGGCTGGATGGAAACCACCCTGGCCCGCCGCGCCCACCCCACGGCCATGTGGGATGGAGCCAGGACGGCGATTGTCCTGGGCATGAACTATGGCCCCGAGACCGATCCCCTGCCGCAGATGGCTGACGTGGGTGCAGGCTATCTGTCGGTCTATGCGCGGGGCGACGACTATCACGAGGTCATCAAGGGCCGCCTGAAGACCCTGGCCGGCCAGGTCGCCGCCTTGACGGGGCAGGACGTCAAGGTCTTCGTCGACACCGCCCCCCTGATGGAGAAGCCGCTGGCCCAGCGGGCCGGCCTGGGCTGGCAGGGCAAGCACACCAATCTGCTGTCGCGCCGCCACGGCAACTGGCTGTTCCTGGGCGTCATCCTGACCGCGGCAGAGCTGGAGGTCGACGCCGCCGAGATCGACCATTGCGGCTCCTGCACCGCCTGTCTGACCGCCTGTCCCACCAATGCCTTTCCGGCCCCCTATCAGCTGGATGCGCGGCGCTGCCTGTCCTACCTGACCATAGAGTTCGCTGGCCCATGGCCGGTCGAGTTCCGCACCGCGACCGGCAGCCGGATCTATGGCTGCGACGACTGTCTGGCCGTCTGCCCCTGGAACAAATTCGCCAGCACGGCCCGCGAGGGACGATTGATGGCCCGCGCCGCTCTCGTTTCGCCGCGGCTTTCGGACCTGGCTGCCCTGGATGACGCCGCCTTTCGCACTCTTTTCGCCAAAAACCCCGTCAAGCGGATCGGCCGGGACCGGTTCGTGCGGAACGTCCTTTATGCGATCGGAAACAGCGCCGATCCGAACCTGATCGCTGCGGCACAGGCCCGGCTCGGCGACGAGTCAGCCTTGGTCCGGGGCGCGGCCGTCTGGGCCCTGTCGCGCCTGGCCGATACCGCCCGGTTCCTCGCTTGGCGCAACGAGGCGATGAATCACGAAACCGATCCTGGTGTGTTGGCGGAATGGGACGGAACGGCCCCCTGA
- a CDS encoding undecaprenyl-diphosphate phosphatase: protein MADWLAAIILGLVEGLTEFIPVSSTGHLLLTKQALGLGDEPWDTFIVMIQLGAILAVVALYFQRLWKVLLGLPGKDPAARRFAISVLLAFIPSAIVGLLFHGFIKDVLFNTTIVCITLIIGGFALIALERWAPVPREYDAMKFSWKTALGVGLFQCLSIVPGVSRSGATIVGGLLLGVDKRAAAEFSFFLAIPTMVAAFSLDFWESRELITGDVMGLIAIGFVVSFVSGLFVVRALVDFVGRYGFAPFAFWRIVVGTVGLLGMWLY, encoded by the coding sequence ATGGCGGACTGGCTGGCGGCGATCATACTGGGCCTTGTCGAGGGGCTGACCGAGTTCATCCCTGTCTCCTCGACCGGTCACCTGCTCTTGACCAAACAGGCCCTCGGCCTGGGCGACGAGCCTTGGGACACCTTTATCGTCATGATCCAGCTGGGAGCCATCCTGGCGGTGGTGGCCCTCTATTTCCAAAGGCTGTGGAAGGTCCTTCTGGGCCTGCCCGGCAAGGATCCGGCCGCCCGGCGCTTCGCCATCTCGGTGCTGCTGGCCTTCATCCCTTCCGCGATCGTGGGCCTGCTGTTCCACGGCTTCATCAAGGATGTGCTGTTCAACACCACAATCGTCTGCATCACCCTGATCATCGGCGGTTTTGCCCTGATCGCTCTGGAGCGTTGGGCCCCGGTGCCGCGTGAGTATGATGCGATGAAATTCTCTTGGAAGACGGCGCTGGGCGTCGGCCTGTTTCAGTGCCTGTCGATCGTGCCCGGCGTGTCGCGCAGTGGGGCGACCATCGTCGGCGGTCTGCTGCTGGGTGTCGACAAGCGTGCAGCGGCCGAGTTCTCGTTCTTCCTGGCCATTCCGACCATGGTTGCGGCCTTCAGCCTGGACTTCTGGGAGAGCCGCGAACTGATCACCGGCGACGTCATGGGCCTGATCGCCATCGGCTTTGTGGTGTCCTTCGTCAGCGGCCTGTTCGTCGTGCGGGCCCTGGTGGACTTCGTCGGGCGCTACGGCTTTGCCCCCTTCGCCTTCTGGCGCATCGTCGTGGGCACAGTCGGCCTGCTGGGTATGTGGCTGTACTAG